One Dermatophagoides farinae isolate YC_2012a chromosome 1, ASM2471394v1, whole genome shotgun sequence genomic region harbors:
- the LOC124492637 gene encoding putative deoxyhypusine synthase, which produces MDDPMLKSIQEAVLKKTSISKKLQTESSNINDDSGGNILLQQKVGGYDFNKGINHSALLQTYLTTGFQATNFALAIKQIEAMLNARQEPFESDEYEDDPFIRRQTGCTIFLGYTSNIISSGIRETIRFLVQHRMVDCIVTTAGGIEEDIIKCLAPTYVGDFHLSGRQLRQNGINRIGNLLVPNDNYCLFEDWIIPILDEMLREQQTQKMIWTPSKMATRLGKEINNEESVLYWAYVNRIPIFCPALTDGSLGDMIYMHSFRNPGLILDIVGDIRRLNTISMKARQTGMIILGGGVIKHHICNANLMRNGADYAVFINTGQEFDGSDSGARPDEAISWGKIKMTANPIKLYCDVSLIFPLIVAETFAKYHHYSLSKKLL; this is translated from the exons atgGATGATCCGATGCTCAAATCGATCCAGGAAGCAGTGTTGAAAAAGACAagcatttcaaaaaaattacagaCTGAAAGTTCAaacataaatgatgattctggcGGCAATATTTTACTACAGCAAAAAGTTGGTGGTTATGATTTCAATAAAGGAATCAATCATTCTGCTTTGTTGCAAACATATTTGACCACTGGATTTCAGGCAACAAACTTTGCTTTggcaatcaaacaaattgaagCAATGCTTAACGCTCGTCAGGAACCATTCGAATCGGATGAATATGAAGATGATCCATTCATTCGACGACAAACGGGATGTACAATATTTCTCGGCTATACTTCGAACATAATTTCCAGTGGTATTCGAGAAACGATTCGTTTTCTCGTTCAACATAGAATG GTTGATTGCATTGTGACCACTGCTGGTGGTATTGAAGAAGACATTATCAAATGTTTAGCGCCCACCTATGTTGGTGATTTTCATCTATCTGGTCGACAATTACGTCAGAATGGAATCAATCGAATTGGAAATCTTCTCGTGccgaatgataattattgtcTATTTGAAGATTGGATCATACCGATATTGGATGAAATGCTTCgtgaacaacaaacacaaaaaatgatatggACACCATCGAAAATGGCTACAAGGCTGGGTAAAGAgattaataatgaagaatCCGTCTTATATTGGGCTTATGTAAATCGAATTCCTATATTTTGTCCGGCTTTAACCGATGGTTCATTGGGTGATATGATCTATATGCATTCATTCCGAAATCCTGGTCTCATATTGGACATTGTTGGTGACATTCGTCGTTTGAATACGATTAGTATGAAAGCACGACAAACTGGCATGATCATACTCGGAGGTGGTGTTATTAAACATCATATTTGTAATGCAAATTTAATG aGAAATGGTGCTGATTATGCCGTGTTCATCAACACTGGTCAAGAATTTGATGGTTCGGATTCTGGTGCCAGACCTGATGAAGCAATTTCATGGGGAAAGATAAAAATGACTGCTAATCCTATTAAATTATACTGTGATGTTTCACTGATTTTTCCGTTGATTGTGGCCGAAACATTTGctaaatatcatcattatag tctttcgaaaaaattgctttga
- the LOC124492641 gene encoding pseudouridylate synthase TRUB2, mitochondrial has protein sequence MMNIVPKKVSYAPAAYRMLRGCFCLYKPPKKGFKKTRLALTQKVSDELNAMECRSPRERIEIIGDLDSDLNVEIRSNLADHPLVSGPRYDPKQIALMFTNNPGWYASGIMVGFIGSDAYKGAGFKRYNLPKLYEIKGEFGLASLNYRDDGKVRMKSSYKHIQEIFYERILSKIEAAQRSLMFKVANVNIQSEDAYQMAVKGHVRPATKETMPLITAIKPITFEPPNFSFQVQCQNENEHFLAELVNEIGIALKSCARCTGIRLIQYGPFTIEQALLQKHWTLENLIENIHECQRILNEYEKQFQK, from the exons atgatgaatattgtgCCGAAAAAAGTCAGCTACGCACCAGCTGCGTATCGAATGCTTCgtggttgtttttgtttgtataaaCCACCGAAAAAAGGATTCAAAAAAACTCGATTGGCATTAACTCAAAAAGTATCCGATG aATTGAATGCAATGGAATGTCGTTCACCTCGTGAACGAATCGAAATAATTGGCGATTTAGATTCCGATTTGAATGTTGAGATTCGTTCTAATTTAGCCGATCATCCATTAGTTTCGGGTCCAAGATATGATCCTAAACAAATAGCCTTGATGTTTACCAATAACCCAGGATGGTATGCCAGTGGCATTATGGTTGGTTTTATTGGATCGGATGCTTATAAAGGAGCCGGATTTAAACGTTATAATCTTCCAAAGTTATATGAAATTAAAGGTGAATTTGGTCTAGCGTCATTGAATTACCGTGATGATGGAAAAGTAcgaatgaaatcatcatataagcATATTCAGGAAATATTTTATGAACGAATTCTTTCGAAAATTGAAGCTGCTCAACGTTCATTAATGTTCAAAGTTGCGAATGTTAATATTCAAAGTGAAGATGCCTATCAAATGGCCGTTAAAGGCCATGTTCGTCCAGCTACGAAAGAAACGATGCCATTAATTACGGCCATAAAACCGATTACGTTTGAACCACCGAATTTTAGTTTTCAAGTTCAatgtcaaaatgaaaatgaacatttcCTTGCCGAATTGGTCAACGAAATTGGTATTGCATTGAAATCTTGTGCACGTTGTACCGGCATTCGTCTGATACAATATGGACCATTCACTATTGAACAGGCATTGCTACAAAAACATTGGACATTGGAAAATCTGATAGAAAACATTCATGAATGTCAAAggattttgaatgaatatgaaaaacaatttcaaaaatag
- the LOC124492638 gene encoding uncharacterized protein LOC124492638 isoform X1: protein MMSDYADYHQAMAHHAAINANQLHPATMAQIPMSQMISATGLNLTVMPGQLNNAGQHQLAHGQIVYTTNVQPTVAVANTMSQQHHQQHHHHGHKKQKKPKVNKDGVPAPKRAATPFINFTQWYREELKKNGRPVPKIAEFGKECAAKWAQMSEEEKKPFLDAASKDRDRYKREMAIYKPARDASKPKRPGTAFMLFMVDFRKEMAGKEPEGGVAALAKLGGERWRNMTEDDKRPYVERQNQERVRYESSMEEYRRKGQQANTAQQNQQERREGSNEESDSDSLQQAQVAVQQQAQVVAAAQQQQQQAQQQQQQQQQQQQIHLTPSSTTAYLLTGTGAVYSQIQAPYSWN, encoded by the coding sequence ATGATGTCCGATTACgctgattatcatcaagcTATGGCGCATCACGCCGCAATTAATGCGAATCAACTTCATCCTGCAACAATGGCACAGATTCCGATGTCACAAATGATTTCTGCAACTGGTTTAAATTTGACTGTAATGCCTGGTCAGCTAAATAATGCCGGTCAACATCAATTAGCACATGGTCAAATTGTTTATACGACAAACGTTCAGCCAACGGTTGCCGTTGCAAATACAATGTCACAAcagcatcatcaacaacatcatcatcatggtcataaaaaacagaaaaaacccAAGGTTAATAAGGATGGAGTACCTGCACCGAAACGTGCGGCAACgccatttatcaattttacaCAATGGTATCGTGAagaattaaagaaaaatggtCGTCCAGTACCAAAGATCGCCGAATTTGGTAAAGAATGTGCTGCTAAATGGGCACAGATGTCCGAAGAGGAGAAGAAACCATTTTTAGATGCTGCATCCAAAGATAGGGATCGTTATAAACGAGAAATGGCTATATACAAACCAGCACGTGATGCTTCCAAACCAAAACGACCGGGAACAGCATTCATGTTATTCATGGTTGATTTTAGAAAAGAAATGGCTGGTAAAGAACCAGAAGGTGGTGTAGCTGCATTGGCCAAACTTGGCGGTGAACGATGGCGTAATATGACCGAAGATGACAAACGGCCTTATGTTGAACGTCAAAATCAGGAACGTGTGCGATATGAATCATCGATGGAAGAATACCGTCGTAAAGGACAACAAGCTAATACAgctcaacaaaatcaacaggAAAGACGTGAAGGTTCTAATGAAGAATCGGATTCTGATTCATTACAACAAGCACAAGTCGCTGTACAACAACAGGCACAGGTTGTAGCAGctgctcaacaacaacaacaacaagcccagcaacaacagcagcaacaacaacaacaacaacaaattcatttgacGCCATCATCGACAACGGCTTATCTTTTGACCGGTACTGGTGCTGTCTATTCACAGATACAGGCGCCATATTCTTGGAACTAA
- the LOC124492638 gene encoding uncharacterized protein LOC124492638 isoform X2 has protein sequence MAHHAAINANQLHPATMAQIPMSQMISATGLNLTVMPGQLNNAGQHQLAHGQIVYTTNVQPTVAVANTMSQQHHQQHHHHGHKKQKKPKVNKDGVPAPKRAATPFINFTQWYREELKKNGRPVPKIAEFGKECAAKWAQMSEEEKKPFLDAASKDRDRYKREMAIYKPARDASKPKRPGTAFMLFMVDFRKEMAGKEPEGGVAALAKLGGERWRNMTEDDKRPYVERQNQERVRYESSMEEYRRKGQQANTAQQNQQERREGSNEESDSDSLQQAQVAVQQQAQVVAAAQQQQQQAQQQQQQQQQQQQIHLTPSSTTAYLLTGTGAVYSQIQAPYSWN, from the coding sequence ATGGCGCATCACGCCGCAATTAATGCGAATCAACTTCATCCTGCAACAATGGCACAGATTCCGATGTCACAAATGATTTCTGCAACTGGTTTAAATTTGACTGTAATGCCTGGTCAGCTAAATAATGCCGGTCAACATCAATTAGCACATGGTCAAATTGTTTATACGACAAACGTTCAGCCAACGGTTGCCGTTGCAAATACAATGTCACAAcagcatcatcaacaacatcatcatcatggtcataaaaaacagaaaaaacccAAGGTTAATAAGGATGGAGTACCTGCACCGAAACGTGCGGCAACgccatttatcaattttacaCAATGGTATCGTGAagaattaaagaaaaatggtCGTCCAGTACCAAAGATCGCCGAATTTGGTAAAGAATGTGCTGCTAAATGGGCACAGATGTCCGAAGAGGAGAAGAAACCATTTTTAGATGCTGCATCCAAAGATAGGGATCGTTATAAACGAGAAATGGCTATATACAAACCAGCACGTGATGCTTCCAAACCAAAACGACCGGGAACAGCATTCATGTTATTCATGGTTGATTTTAGAAAAGAAATGGCTGGTAAAGAACCAGAAGGTGGTGTAGCTGCATTGGCCAAACTTGGCGGTGAACGATGGCGTAATATGACCGAAGATGACAAACGGCCTTATGTTGAACGTCAAAATCAGGAACGTGTGCGATATGAATCATCGATGGAAGAATACCGTCGTAAAGGACAACAAGCTAATACAgctcaacaaaatcaacaggAAAGACGTGAAGGTTCTAATGAAGAATCGGATTCTGATTCATTACAACAAGCACAAGTCGCTGTACAACAACAGGCACAGGTTGTAGCAGctgctcaacaacaacaacaacaagcccagcaacaacagcagcaacaacaacaacaacaacaaattcatttgacGCCATCATCGACAACGGCTTATCTTTTGACCGGTACTGGTGCTGTCTATTCACAGATACAGGCGCCATATTCTTGGAACTAA